A window of Halovivax gelatinilyticus genomic DNA:
GGAGCGCCACCTCCGGACGCTCTGGAACGTGTTTCGCTTCCCGCTGCCGTACATGCGTCTCGACGGGTTTGATCCCGCCGAAATCGACCTCGACGACGTCGACGAGGATCTCGAACTCGTCGACGAGTGGGTGCTCTCGCGGCTGCAGTCGACGAAGGCGGAGATGGGCGAGCACTTCGGCGAGTATCGCCAGGACCGTGCACTCGACGCCCTGCTCGAGTTCGTCGTCGAGGACGTCTCCCGGTTCTACGTCCAGGCCGTGCGCGAGCGCATGTGGGACGAATCAGAGAGCGCCTCGAAGACGGCCGCCTACGCGACGATCTACCGGGTGCTCAAAGAGAGTAGCGTCCTGCTCGCACCCTTTGCGCCCTTCGTCACGGAGAAGCTCTACGGCAAGCTCACCGGCGACGGCGGGTTCGACACCGTCCACATGGAAGACTGGCCGGAACCCGACGAGTACTGGCTCGACGAGGAACTCGAGACCGACGTCGCCCACCTCCGGGCGATCGAGGAGTCGGGCGCCAACGCGCGTCAGCAAGCCGGCCGGAAGCTGCGCTGGCCCGTCCCGCGCGTGATCGTCGCGGCGAACGACGACCGCCTGGCCACCGCCGTAGAGCGCCACGACGAGCTGCTCGCAGACCGGCTCAACGCCCGCGAAATCGAGCTTCTCACGCCCGACGAGCGCTGGGACGAACTCTCCTACAGCGCCGAGGCGGACATGAGCGTCCTCGGGCCCGCGTTCGGCGACGAGGCCGGCCGGGTGATGAACGCGCTCAACGACGCCAGCGTCGACGAGCCGGACCTCGAAACGCTCGAAGCGGCAGTCTCGGAAGCGCTCGACGACGACGTCGAGCTGGACGAGGAGATGGTCTCGTTCGTCACGCAGACGCCCGACGACGTCGCCGGCTCGACCGTCACGATCGACGGCGAGGAGTTCGGCGTCGTCTACGCCGACGCCTCGCTCACCGACGACATCGAGAGCGAGGGCTACGCCCGCGAAGTCATCCGCCGCGTCCAGGAGATGCGAAAGGAGGCAGAACTCGACGTCGAACAGCGCATCGCGCTCGAACTCGCGATCGACGACGACCGCGTCGCCGACCTCGTCGGCGAGCGAGAGGACCTGATCTGCGAGGAGGTCAGAGCCGACTCGCTCGGCGAGGTGAGCGACGGTCACCGCGAGACGTGGGACGTCGAAGGCATCTCGATCGAACTCGCAATCGAGCCGCTCGCGGCGGCCGAGGCGTCGGACTAGCACCGCCGAGCGGAGCGAGGCGTTTTTGCTCTCTTGTCGAGCGGAAAGCCAACGGTCAGCGAGAGCGTCGCTCTCGCCGGACAGATTGTTGCGCGAGCGGTGAGCAAAGCGAACCCGAGCGGAAAAGGTGGGATCCGAACCGCTACACCCGCTCGACCAGCGTCGCGATTCCCTGTCCGAACCCGATGCACATCGTGCTGAGACCGTATCGGCCGTCACAGGCCTCGAGCTGGTAGGGAAGCTTTCCGACGAGCGCCGCTCCCGTCGCGCCGAGCGGGTGGCCGTGGGCGATGGCGCCGCCCCAGACGTTCGTCCGCTCCCAGTCGGCGCCGGTCTCGTCGAGCCAGGCGGCGACGACCGAGGCGAAGGCCTCGTTGACCTCGAAGCGGTCGACGTCGTCGACGGTGAGATCGTTGCGCCCTAAGAGTTCGGTCGTCGCCGGGATCGGGCCCGTGAGCATCGTGATCGGGTCGACGCCGACGACGTGCGTGTCGACGATGCGGGCGAGCGGCTCCCAGCCGTATTTCTCGCAGGCCTCGCCGGAGGCGAGCAGCGTCGCCGCCGCGCCGTCGACGATGCCCGAGGCGTTGCCCGCGTGAACGACCCCGTCGCCCGCCTCGCGAAAGACCAGCGGGAGGTCGGCGAGCGTCTCGAGGTCCGTCCCGGGGCGCGGGTGTTCGTCGCGTACCAGGGAGGTGGTCTCGCCGCCGGCGTCCGTCTCGATCGGGACGACCTGCTCGTCGTAGCGGCCGGCGTCGTCGGCGCGCGCCCAGCGGGATTGGGAGTCGACGGCGATCTGATCGAGTCCCTCCCGGGTGCAGTTCCACTCCTCGGCGACCCGTTCGGCCGCCTCGCCCTGCGTGGTGACCTCCTCGAACTGCTCGAAGTAGGTCTCGGTCACGCTCGCCGGGTCGCCGTAGGTGTTGTCCGTCGAGTCGGCGTCGGCGCCCATCGGCGCGCGAGTCATGTGCTCGGTCCCGCCGGCGACGAGCACGTCGTGAAAGCCGGCGCGAACCTGACCGGCCGCGAAGTTGACCGCCTGCTGGCCGGAGCCACACATCCGGTTCAACTGGACGCCCGGGACCTCCTCGCCCCAGCCGGCGACGAGCGGCGCCAGCCGACCGACGTTCATCCCCTGCTCGCCCATCGGCGTCACGCAGCCGTAGACGACGTCCTCGGGGTAGCCGCGTTCGTCGAAGTCGTTGCGCGCCGCCAGCGCTTCGAGCGGTTTCGCGGCCAGATCCTGTGCGTGTAGCTCCGCCAGGGCGCCGTTTCGCTTCCCGAATGGCGTCCGGACGGCGTCGACGATGTAGACGTCTCGCATACGCGACTCTCGTTCCCGAGCGTTAGAATACCCTTCGGGCGCGGGCGTTCGATCGGTCGCCTCGGTACGGAACGGGTGAACCCACAAGGGATTTGCTCACTCACCGCCGAGCACTCGTTCAGATGCGAGACCGTTCGGCGATCGTACTGGTCTGTTTGCTCGTCCTGTCGCTGCCTGTGACGGCGCTCGGTACAGCGGTCGGCGCACCGAGCGGCGTCGCTGACGCCCAGACGGCGAGTCACGGCGGTCACGTCGTCGATCGGCCGTCGGCGGCCGCTCCCGTGGTCCAGGCGAGCCCACTCGACGACGAGGAGACGATCCACGAGTCGCTCGTGCTCACCCAGCGGCCCGATCGGCCCGGGGAGTTCGGCGCCGAGGCGACGATCGCCGTTCCGGACGCCGTTCGCGAACTCGAGGTGTCGATCCCGGAGGAGGCGACGGTCGAATCGACGGACGGCTTCGACCGAGTCGGTCCGTCGACGCTCGAGTGGACCGGCGAGACGCGAGAGGCGTCGATCACTCTCGGCGTCCAGGCGAACCAGACCCGCGGAGACGGGCCGCACGGGTCGAGCGCGGACGGTTACGACTTCGTGGAGACCGGCGAGTGGGGAATCGTCGCGGTTCCGCGCGTTTCGTTCTCCTGGCGCCACGACCGGGGAACCGAGATCGGCGTCGAACGTTCGGTGACGGTCGACGGCCCCGGCGCGATCGGCGACACGATCGCCGTCTTCGGTCCCGTCGAAGAGTACGTCTCCGATGACGGCCCGGAGCGCCTTCGACTAGTCGTTCCCGAGGCGGCGTCGCTCGACGAGTCACCCGACGACATCCTGGACGTCCTGGGCGAGGCGGCGACGTCGCTCGCCGTCGGCGCGGCCAACGACGAGTTCTTCGTGGTCGCCGCGCCGACCGGTACGGTCGAGTGGCGAGCCCGCGGCGCGCAATACGGCGCCGACGACGCCTGGGTTCGAGACGACGCGGCGCTCTCCGACCTGCCGAACGTCTGGCTCCACGAGTACGTCCACTCGCGACAGCCCTTCGCCGGCGTCGACGACGGCACGACCGACGAGTTGCAGTGGCTAATCGAAGGGCAGGCCGACTACTACGCCGCACTGTTCGCCCTGGAACAGGACCTCGTCGACTACCAAACGTTCCGAGCCTTCCTCGAGCGAGGGAGTCAGCACCCCTACGACGCCGGGATCCTCGCCGATCCGTCGACGTGGGCCGATCCCGAGACGGACTACGCGCGCGGGCCCCTCGCGCTGTACGCCGTCGACCGCGAGATACGGGAGGCGACAGCCAACGATCTGACGCTCGTCGACGCGCTGCGCGACGTGACGCGAGCTGACCAGCCCGTCGGACTGGCCGCCTACTACGCGGCCGTCGAGGATGTCGGCGGCGCGGACGCCCGCTCAACCGCCGAGCGGTACGTCGAAACCGAGTCGATTCCGGATACCGTCGGCGAACGGGCCCACCGCGACGTCTTCGACGCGGATCGAACGGCGTTCGAGGTCGACGTCGAGGGCGGGCCGTTCGCGGTCGGCGGCGACTACCGCGACGGATCGGTCGACGCGCTCGACGAGATCGTCCCCGGCGAAACGGTCGAGATCCCGGTCTCGGTCGCGAACGTGGACGATCGAGCCGGCCACTACAGCGTGTTCGCCGCGGTCGACGGCGAGGTCGTCGACGAGGCCCGCGGCCAGCTCGACGCCGGGGAAGGATCCTCGGCCTCCCTCTCGTGGACGCCCGAAACGGACGGTGCGTTCGACGTGCAGATCGGCGAGCACGTCGAGTCGGTCGCCGTAGAACCACCGGTCGAAGCGACCGTGACCGATCTCGCCGTCTCGTCGCGTGCCGTGAGCGTCGGCGAACCGGTCACTGCAACGATCACCGTCACTGGCGACGACCATCGACCGTCCGCCATCGACCTCGTCGTGACGACGCCGGGCGGGACGGCCGACGAGCGGACGGTTCGTCTCGCCCCGGGCGAAACGCAGACCGTAGAGACGACAGTCAGCTTCGACCGAGAGGGGCGAAACCAGCTCACAGCGGGCGACGAGAGCGTGGTGGTCGGTGTCGGCACCCTCGCCGGGCTCGTCGTCCGCGGCGAGGCGTTCGTTACCTCGAGCGCCGGCGGTCTAGCGGTCGGCGGGCTGGTCGTCGTACTCGGGCTCGTCGCGGTGGGTATCGCTCGCCGGCGTGGAACGGATCTGCCGTAACCGAGAGGTGACGAAGCGACGGAAGCCGAACCAGCGTCGCCACCTGAAGACGGGGTTCAGAATATTGCGGACGTTCGCTACAACTCGTCGGCTAGCACCGGCGCCACCGACACGGCGCTCGCCGCCCCTTCGATCGTGTCGGTGCCGTAGACGGCCTCGACGCCGGCGCGAGCGAGTCGGGTGTAGGCCGTCCCGGCCAACAACGGGTGGACGCAGGAGACGTAGGTTCGGGCGGCGCCGCGGTCGCGGAGGACGGAGACGGCCTCGCTCATGGTCCCACCGGTGGCGATGATGTCGTCGACGACGACCACGTCGCGCGCTTCGACGCGAACGTCGCTCGGGGCGATCTCGACGTCGGTGCCTGAGTGGCGAGTCTTCTCGAAGTAGTCGACCTCGCCGTCGCCGTGGGCGTCGCGGACGGTTTCGGCGATTTCGACGGCGCCCGCGTCCGGGGAGAGAAAGACCGGATCCGCGAGGTCGGCCGGAAGCGGGTCGGCGAGCGTCGACGCCGCGTCGACCGCGTCGGCGGATGGATCGAAGAAGTCACAGACGGCGTCTTCGTGCGGGTTCACCGTGAGGATCCGATCGGTGCCGGTCGAGATGGCGCGCGCGACGGCGCGAGCGGACACCGGGTGGCCGGGATCGAAGGCGCGGTCCTGCCGGGCGTAGCCCATGTACGCCAGGACAGTGACGACCTCGTCGACGCCGGCTTCCCTGACGGCGTCCTGGAGCTGGAGTAATTCGAGGTGTGCGTCGGCCGAGACGGTCGAGGCGACGACGACGGCCCGGTCGGGCGTCGTCCCGTCGGCGAGGCCCGGAACCGACGCGAGCAGTTCGCCGTCGGGAAAGTGCTCGACGGCGGTGGCGGCGAGCGGTTCGTCCAGCTCGGCCGCGAGGCTGGCGGCGAGCGACTGCGAAGAAGACCCACTGACGATCATACCCGAACGCACAGTCGGCGGGTACGAACCGTTTTCGTTTGTCGATCGAGAGAGTATCCGCCGAACGGTGGCGTTCAGTCCGCGCAGACGCCGTCCAGCGTGTCGCCGGTTACCCGGAGGGCGCCGGCACTGTCGATGAGAATAACGAGGTTGAGACAGTCGGGATCGTTCCAGTCGTCCGGTCGCACGTCCCGGAAGTCGCCGCCGTCGAGACGGACGCGGACGCGGAAGGATCCACCCTCGGTCGGCCACTCGCGGTCCAGTTCGAGCGAACCCGTCCGTTCTTCGAGCTCGGAGGTCTGCCAGGCGTGGGTCTCGCCGTCGATTTCGACGATCACGTCGACTTCGTGCTTCTCGTCGTGGAGGTTGTCGAGCGTGATGTCGCCCAGGATCGTTCCCTGCACCCTCGAGGCCTCCTCTTCGTCGTCCGGCTCGTCGTTCGAGTCGTCGTCCGTGCCGGGATCAACGTCGTCTCCGCCGTCGTCCGCGTCGGGTCCGTCGTCCTCGGGATCGTCGCTGCCACCGAGACAGCCGGCAAGCGCGCCGACACTCGCCGCTCCCGCCACGGCGAGAATCCGTCTGCGTGTCTGTCGAGTCATGTGTGTGGATACGCCTGCCTTCGGATAACTGTTTGTCAGACACCTATCGTTTTACTAGCATAAATTCGCGGCCAGTGTCAGGCTAGAGACTGCCCCCACAAACCACGATCGCTCTCGGATCGGCGATGCCGAGGGGGTGTCGGCTCGATTCGGTCGAATCGGCGACGTACGTGGTCCCGGCCGTCGTGACGGCACAGACGACGCCTGGATTCACGTGCGCGAGATCGGCGATCGTGTAGTCGGT
This region includes:
- a CDS encoding thiolase family protein, which encodes MRDVYIVDAVRTPFGKRNGALAELHAQDLAAKPLEALAARNDFDERGYPEDVVYGCVTPMGEQGMNVGRLAPLVAGWGEEVPGVQLNRMCGSGQQAVNFAAGQVRAGFHDVLVAGGTEHMTRAPMGADADSTDNTYGDPASVTETYFEQFEEVTTQGEAAERVAEEWNCTREGLDQIAVDSQSRWARADDAGRYDEQVVPIETDAGGETTSLVRDEHPRPGTDLETLADLPLVFREAGDGVVHAGNASGIVDGAAATLLASGEACEKYGWEPLARIVDTHVVGVDPITMLTGPIPATTELLGRNDLTVDDVDRFEVNEAFASVVAAWLDETGADWERTNVWGGAIAHGHPLGATGAALVGKLPYQLEACDGRYGLSTMCIGFGQGIATLVERV
- a CDS encoding peptidase produces the protein MRDRSAIVLVCLLVLSLPVTALGTAVGAPSGVADAQTASHGGHVVDRPSAAAPVVQASPLDDEETIHESLVLTQRPDRPGEFGAEATIAVPDAVRELEVSIPEEATVESTDGFDRVGPSTLEWTGETREASITLGVQANQTRGDGPHGSSADGYDFVETGEWGIVAVPRVSFSWRHDRGTEIGVERSVTVDGPGAIGDTIAVFGPVEEYVSDDGPERLRLVVPEAASLDESPDDILDVLGEAATSLAVGAANDEFFVVAAPTGTVEWRARGAQYGADDAWVRDDAALSDLPNVWLHEYVHSRQPFAGVDDGTTDELQWLIEGQADYYAALFALEQDLVDYQTFRAFLERGSQHPYDAGILADPSTWADPETDYARGPLALYAVDREIREATANDLTLVDALRDVTRADQPVGLAAYYAAVEDVGGADARSTAERYVETESIPDTVGERAHRDVFDADRTAFEVDVEGGPFAVGGDYRDGSVDALDEIVPGETVEIPVSVANVDDRAGHYSVFAAVDGEVVDEARGQLDAGEGSSASLSWTPETDGAFDVQIGEHVESVAVEPPVEATVTDLAVSSRAVSVGEPVTATITVTGDDHRPSAIDLVVTTPGGTADERTVRLAPGETQTVETTVSFDREGRNQLTAGDESVVVGVGTLAGLVVRGEAFVTSSAGGLAVGGLVVVLGLVAVGIARRRGTDLP
- a CDS encoding ribose-phosphate diphosphokinase; the encoded protein is MIVSGSSSQSLAASLAAELDEPLAATAVEHFPDGELLASVPGLADGTTPDRAVVVASTVSADAHLELLQLQDAVREAGVDEVVTVLAYMGYARQDRAFDPGHPVSARAVARAISTGTDRILTVNPHEDAVCDFFDPSADAVDAASTLADPLPADLADPVFLSPDAGAVEIAETVRDAHGDGEVDYFEKTRHSGTDVEIAPSDVRVEARDVVVVDDIIATGGTMSEAVSVLRDRGAARTYVSCVHPLLAGTAYTRLARAGVEAVYGTDTIEGAASAVSVAPVLADEL